In the Gasterosteus aculeatus chromosome X, fGasAcu3.hap1.1, whole genome shotgun sequence genome, one interval contains:
- the spty2d1 gene encoding protein SPT2 homolog, producing the protein MMDFDNILDIATQNRAPSSSQKRYSLQAAPPKKDPRSKGVNPSAVQALLKKQTCESKKKEIQMKKKKEELLAKRVELKSDRKARAMASRTKDNFRGYNGIPVVELPKKRRSKLEMQEERSSNGEGFRNNSIDPEDDEDNYEYEQTDSESEQEPEPRRPGKTTGFGGNGGGSSNSSVRPSSKKPSGPPKPAPPPMNFAELLKLAEKKQFEPVEVKTKVVKKDERLRTAEEIRELELERKVKRPIKDLKSSDKERDSKSQTTFSSMRKSTSEKEQKSLKPQKPSIEKQSLPSGSGKKLHPTRTSDKGQTSSRPSVGDRERDRPRMSQSDRDRPKTNSSSSSGTVNGKGTSRATSSQVSAKQGGTKPSSSHKSSTQSDLLIKKESSSRAPAIPGNRGPGTAVTGQRSQPGSSKQIRPSQGSSLKQGPMVGKPGKGEPLRPGMNSSVKSGGNSGMRPSSGGPLRSGSQPQSRPEGTLQARAGGVPQARPGGSGLHGPPRGGGSRPPGIGRGRPGSGGPVPGRPTGSIASGPGTSKCTVVSETISSKNFGGPRPGVPPRAGMPQNPGMLQRPGMAPRPGMPQRPGMPPRPGMPQRPMMNRPPGTMLPPITSAYKRKYDDDEDECDSEMEDFIDDGDEPQDDISRHIKEIFGYDRNKYKDESDYALKFMESSWRDMQKEEARSLRMAVQEDLEEEKREQEDLNMLKAKRKKKN; encoded by the exons ATGATGGACTTTGACAATATATTGGACATTGCCACGCAAAATCGGGCCCCCAGCAGTTCACAG AAGAGATACAGTTTACAAGCTGCACCACCCAAAAAGGACCCGAGGTCAAAGGGGGTAAATCCATCGGCTGTGCAGGCGCTTCTGAAGAAACAAACTTGTGAAAGCAAGAAGAAAG aaatccaaatgaagaaaaagaaggaggaaCTACTAGCAAAGAGAGTGGAGTTGAAATCGGACCGTAAAGCACGAGCCATGGCCTCCAGAACTAAGGACAATTTCCGCGGCTACAACGGCATCCCGGTGGTGGAGCTTCCCAAGAAGAGAAGATCAAAACTCGAGATGCAGGAAGAGCGGTCCTCGAATGGGGAAGGTTTTAGGAATAACTCTATTGACCCCGAAGATGACGAAGACAATTATGAGTATGAACAGACTGATTCGGAATCGGAGCAGGAGCCCGAGCCGCGGAGACCTGGCAAGACCACTGGTTTTGGTGGAAATGGTGGCGGTAGCAGTAATAGCAGCGTCAGGCCCTCCTCTAAAAAGCCCAGCGGGCCTCCCAAGCCCGCACCGCCTCCCATGAACTTTGCAGAGTTACTCAAATTGGCAGAGAAGAAGCAGTTTGAGCCCGTTGAGGTAAAAACCAAGGTAGTGAAGAAAGACGAAAGGCTCCGAACAGCTGAGGAGATCAGGGAACTGGAGCTGGAGCGCAAGGTTAAGAGGCCCATCAAAGATTTGAAATCGTCGGATAAAGAAAGGGACAGCAAATCTCAGACTACCTTTAGTTCAATGAGAAAAAGCACTTCtgagaaggagcagaagagtTTAAAACCACAAAAGCCCTCCATAGAAAAGCAAAGTCTCCCCAGTGGGTCAGGAAAGAAGTTGCATCCAACACGGACAAGTGATAAAGGCCAGACTTCTTCTAGGCCCTCTGTTGGGGACCGAGAGAGAGACCGACCCAGGATGTCTCAGAGCGATCGAGACAGGCCTAAGACAAACTCGTCTAGTTCATCTGGTACTGTAAACGGCAAAGGCACTTCAAGAGCCACGTCTTCTCAGGTTTCAGCCAAACAAGGGGGAACCAAGCCCTCATCCAGCCACAAATCCAGCACCCAAAGTGACCTTCTCATCAAAAAAGAAAGCTCATCACGAGCCCCAGCTATTCCTGGTAACAGGGGTCCTGGTACAGCTGTCACCGGCCAAAGATCTCAACCTGGGAGCTCCAAACAGATCAGGCCCAGTCAGGGTAGCTCATTGAAGCAGGGCCCTATGGTTGGAAAGCCTGGAAAGGGAGAACCTTTAAGGCCTGGAATGAACTCCTCTGTAAAGTCTGGCGGGAATTCGGGCATGAGACCTTCATCGGGCGGCCCTCTTAGGTCAGGGAGCCAACCTCAGTCGAGGCCTGAAGGCACGCTCCAGGCGAGAGCTGGCGGTGTCCCCCAGGCGAGGCCGGGTGGGAGTGGCCTACATGGCCCCCCTAGAGGTGGTGGATCCCGACCTCCCGGGATCGGACGTGGTCGGCCTGGAAGTGGAGGACCAGTACCCGGGCGACCGACTGGCAGCATCGCATCAGGACCTGGCACCTCCAAGTGCACCGTGGTGTCCGAGACCATTTCATCCAAGAATTTCGGGGGGCCCCGACCAGGCGTCCCTCCTCGGGCAGGCATGCCGCAGAACCCGGGAATGCTCCAGAGACCAGGAATGGCGCCGAGACCAGGAATGCCGCAGAGGCCGGGAATGCCGCCCAGACCGGGAATGCCACAGAGACCCATGATGAACAGACCACCGG GTACAATGTTACCGCCTATCACCTCTGCATACAAGAGGAAATACGACGACGACGAAGATGAGTGTGACTCAGAAATGGAGGATTTCATCGACGATGGAGATGAACCGCAGGACGACATTTCCAGGCACATTAAAGAAATCTTTGGCTATGATCGGAACAA GTACAAGGATGAGAGTGACTACGCACTTAAATTCATGGAGAGCAGCTGGAGAGATATGCAAAAAGAGGAGGCCAGGAG CCTGAGAATGGCTGTGCAGgaagacctggaggaggagaaaagagaacaaGAGGACCTGAACATGCTAAAggccaagaggaaaaaaaagaactga
- the LOC120809643 gene encoding lysoplasmalogenase TMEM86A: protein MVSPVTVVKSEGPKLVPFFKATCVYFVLWLPTSSPSWFSALIKCLPIFCLWVFLLAHGFSFLGAHSSARRILAGLIFSSLGDAFLIWQEQGYFVHGLLMFAITHILYSSAFGMKPVNVSAGLAIAAVSSVSYMLLYPYLSGPFTYLVAVYVALIGFMGWRAVAGVQLANDLWTWTKLCACLGSVLFMVSDLTIAVNKFCFPVPYSRAIIMATYYAAQMLIALSAVECQEAEVARKRT from the exons ATGGTTTCTCCGGTGACCGTG GTCAAGAGCGAAGGGCCAAAGCTGGTGCCGTTCTTCAAGGCAACCTGTGTGTACTTTGTCCTGTGGCTTCCCACCTCGAGCCCGTCCTGGTTCAGCGCTCTAATCAAATGTCTGCCCATCTTCTGCCTCTGGGTGTTTCTGCTGGCTCATGGGTTCAGCTTCCTCGGCGCTCACTCCAGTGCGCGCAGGATCTTGGCGGGCCTCATCTTTTCTTCTCTGGGTGACGCCTTTCTCATCTGGCAGGAGCAGGGCTACTTTGTTCACG GCCTTCTGATGTTTGCTATCACCCACATCCTCTACTCGTCTGCCTTTGGGATGAAGCCCGTTAACGTGTCCGCCGGCCTGGCGATCGCCGCCGTGTCCTCTGTGAGCTACATGCTGCTGTACCCCTACCTGTCCGGCCCCTTTACCTACCTGGTGGCCGTCTACGTGGCTCTGATCGGCTTCATGGGCTGGAGGGCCGTAGCGGGCGTGCAGCTGGCCAACGACCTGTGGACCTGGACCAAGCTGTGCGCCTGCCTGGGCTCCGTGCTCTTCATGGTGTCCGACCTCACCATCGCCGTCAACAAGTTCTGCTTCCCCGTGCCGTATTCGCGCGCCATCATCATGGCCACCTACTACGCCGCCCAGATGCTGATAGCGCTGTCGGCCGTTGAGTGCCAGGAGGCGGAGGTGGCCCGGAAGAGAACGTGA